The Hemiscyllium ocellatum isolate sHemOce1 chromosome 7, sHemOce1.pat.X.cur, whole genome shotgun sequence genome window below encodes:
- the LOC132817240 gene encoding UDP-glucuronosyltransferase 1A1-like, translating into MAVTSQLVYLLVCLQCLWGPADGGKLLVIPVDGSHWLSLQVIVEEVHNRGHQIVVVKPENSLLIKTPLHYTTLTYPTSYSKAEVDELYDSLIQMAFYDGTFYQKLSQTLQHVHKVRQFFLGICEDLLSSTSLLEELAGESFDALLTDPFSPCGAIVAEYLSLPSVNLLRGLPCGLDNSATQCPRPLSYVPRIFTGNTDRMTFLQRTKNVLANFAESLLCWFIYSPFEELAQRFLQRDVTLIQLLSNASIWLMRYDFILEYPKPLMPNMVLVGGINCKERKPLPQDLEEFMNSSGEHGVVIFSLGSMMADMPVRTANQIAAALSQIPQKVLWRHAGETPSTLGSNTKLVKWLPQNDLLAHPKTRAFLTHGGSHGVYEAVCSAVPMVLLPLFADQIENAEHMKHRGVGVLLSLKGLTSQDLIEALNTVINDTSYKEVITEMSALIRDRLMEPVEISAYWVEFVMRHRGAEHLRTAAHGFSWIQYHCLDVFGTLTAVVFLFFWLVYKCCSFCLHRARSRAKRKCD; encoded by the exons ATGGCCGTCACCTCTCAGCTGGTGTACCTCCTGGTTTGTTTGCAGTGTCTGTGGGGCCCAGCTGACGGTGGCAAGCTGCTGGTTATTCCTGTCGATGGGAGCCACTGGCTGAGTTTGCAAGTCATCGTGGAGGAGGTCCACAACCGAGGACACCAGATAGTTGTGGTGAAACCTGAGAACAGCTTATTGATCAAGACACCACTTCACTACACCACCCTGACCTATCCCACTTCTTACAGCAAAGCTGAGGTGGACGAATTGTACGACAGCCTCATACAGATGGCGTTTTATGATGGGACGTTTTACCAAAAGCTGAGCCAAACCCTGCAGCACGTGCACAAGGTCAGGCAGTTCTTCCTTGGTATCTGTGAGGATCTCCTGTCTAGCACCAGCCTCCTGGAGGAGCTGGCCGGAGAGTCTTTCGATGCTCTGCTGACTGACCCTTTCAGCCCGTGCGGCGCCATCGTTGCAGAGTATCTGTCCCTGCCCTCCGTCAACCTGCTGCGAGGACTCCCCTGCGGTTTGGACAACTCGGCCACGCAGTGCCCCAGGCCGCTCTCCTACGTGCCGAGAATTTTCACCGGGAACACCGACCGAATGACCTTCCTCCAAAGGACTAAAAACGTGCTGGCCAATTTCGCCGAGTCGCTGCTGTGCTGGTTCATCTACTCCCCTTTCGAAGAGCTGGCCCAGAGGTTCCTGCAGAGGGATGTGACCTTGATCCAACTGCTGAGTAATGCCTCCATCTGGCTGATGCGTTACGACTTCATCCTTGAGTACCCGAAGCCCCTGATGCCAAACATGGTGCTAGTGGGTGGCATCAACTGCAAGGAGAGGAAACCTTTACCACAG GATTTAGAAGAGTTTATGAACAGTTCTGGAGAACATGGAGTTGTGATCTTCTCCCTGGGATCAATGATGGCGGACATGCCAGTCAGAACAGCCAATCAGATTGCTGCAGCTTTGAGTCAAATTCCTCAGAAG GTTCTGTGGAGGCACGCTGGGGAAACTCCTTCGACACTGGGATCAAATACTAAACTGGTGAAATGGCTCCCACAGAATGATCTGCTGG CACATCCCAAAACACGGGCATTCCTGACCCACGGAGGGTCGCATGGGGTCTACGAGGCTGTCTGCAGTGCTGTTCCAATGGTATTGTTGCCATTGTTCGCAGACCAGATAGAAAATGCCGAACATATGAAGCATCGTGGAGTTGGTGTACTCCTGAGTCTGAAAGGTCTCACCTCTCAGGATCTAATCGAAGCCTTGAACACGGTCATCAATGATACCAG CTACAAGGAAGTCATCACCGAGATGTCTGCCCTCATCAGGGATCGCCTGATGGAGCCGGTGGAGATCTCTGCCTATTGGGTGGAGTTTGTGATGAGGCACAGAGGAGCTGAACATTTACGAACGGCCGCTCACGGCTTCAGCTGGATCCAGTACCATTGCCTGGATGTATTTGGGACTCTGACTGCCGTGGTGTTTCTGTTCTTCTGGTTGGTGTACAAGTGCTGCTCGTTCTGTCTACACAGGGCAAGAAGTCGAGCAAAGAGGAAATGTGACTAA